One segment of Deltaproteobacteria bacterium HGW-Deltaproteobacteria-4 DNA contains the following:
- the cobS gene encoding adenosylcobinamide-GDP ribazoletransferase gives MKGILGELRQALLFLTVLPLPASAGSAQQLGRSMAYFPLVGLGLGLLLAGAHQVLLIFFPPSVGALLVLLLLIYATGALHLDGVADTADGMYGIRDRASRLRIMKDSRVGAMGVVALLCLFLLKVMTLSVIPSAMRWQVLIALPVVGRWMMVALAVLAPYARSEGGTGSVFVEGVGRRELVLATLILAAVLLGFFRLWGLTLLAALCLAVFLLERYFKARLGGVTGDILGAVCEWSEAVFLLLCSSAYFHR, from the coding sequence ATGAAGGGAATACTCGGCGAGCTGCGCCAAGCCCTGCTCTTTCTCACTGTCCTGCCGCTGCCGGCGTCAGCGGGGAGTGCGCAGCAACTCGGGAGGTCGATGGCTTACTTCCCCCTGGTAGGACTCGGGCTTGGTCTCCTCCTGGCGGGCGCTCACCAAGTGTTGCTGATCTTCTTCCCGCCCTCCGTCGGCGCCCTCCTTGTTCTGCTGTTGCTGATCTATGCCACCGGCGCTCTTCATCTTGACGGCGTCGCCGATACTGCCGACGGGATGTACGGCATCCGTGACCGCGCCAGCCGGCTGCGGATCATGAAGGACAGCCGGGTCGGGGCGATGGGGGTGGTGGCCCTGCTTTGCCTCTTCCTGCTGAAGGTCATGACCCTGAGCGTTATTCCGTCCGCAATGCGCTGGCAGGTGCTGATCGCGCTGCCGGTTGTCGGCCGCTGGATGATGGTGGCGCTGGCGGTCCTCGCCCCTTATGCCCGCAGCGAAGGCGGAACCGGCAGCGTCTTTGTCGAAGGGGTGGGTCGCCGCGAACTCGTGCTCGCAACGCTGATCCTCGCCGCCGTCCTGCTTGGTTTCTTCCGGCTCTGGGGGTTGACTCTTCTCGCCGCCCTTTGTCTAGCGGTCTTCCTTCTGGAGCGCTACTTCAAGGCGCGCTTGGGGGGAGTGACCGGCGATATTCTCGGAGCGGTCTGCGAATGGAGTGAGGCGGTCTTTCTCCTCCTGTGTTCGTCCGCATATTTTCACCGCTAA
- the cobC gene encoding alpha-ribazole phosphatase — MQRTRIYLIRHGQVAGYEEKRYNGHADVPLTPEGEAQFGLLQLRLKKKEISAVYSSDLSRCLNGARLLAASHDLEVQSDAQLRELDIGNWEGKTWAELQALYPQEWQARLDDIVNYRVPQGESLNDLADRVRPMMARIAAAHRGEEVLVVAHGGTNRVIILDAIGAPLSCLFAIEQSYGCLNIIDYYADGNAVVHLLNG; from the coding sequence ATGCAAAGGACCCGTATCTATCTGATTCGCCATGGGCAGGTGGCCGGTTATGAAGAGAAGCGTTACAACGGCCATGCCGATGTCCCCTTGACACCGGAAGGAGAGGCGCAATTCGGCTTGCTGCAGTTGCGCTTGAAGAAGAAGGAGATCAGTGCGGTCTACAGCAGCGATCTGAGTCGCTGTCTGAACGGCGCCCGCCTTCTCGCCGCCAGTCATGATCTGGAGGTGCAGAGCGATGCGCAGCTGCGTGAGCTCGATATCGGTAACTGGGAAGGGAAGACCTGGGCGGAGCTGCAGGCGCTCTATCCTCAAGAGTGGCAGGCGCGCCTTGATGATATTGTCAACTATCGGGTACCGCAGGGGGAGAGTCTTAATGATCTGGCGGATCGTGTCCGGCCGATGATGGCCCGTATTGCCGCCGCTCATCGTGGCGAAGAGGTGCTGGTTGTCGCTCATGGCGGCACCAATCGGGTTATTATTCTCGACGCCATCGGCGCCCCGCTGTCCTGTCTCTTTGCCATCGAGCAGAGCTATGGCTGTCTCAATATCATTGATTACTACGCAGATGGTAATGCTGTCGTACATCTGTTGAACGGCTGA
- a CDS encoding cobyrinic acid a,c-diamide synthase, translating to MQTFVIAAPASGSGKTTITLALLAALRRRGLEVAPFKVGPDFIDPGHHAAANGRVSRNLDSWMCGEDGVQRSFALGCADAEVAVVEGVMGLFDGADGGSEAGSTAAVAKLLSAPVILVIDAKGQARSVAALIKGFAEFDPALTVAGIILNRVASPRHAELLRAAHASVAGLPPLLGVLPREPQIALPERYLGLVTAEAAPENVVFYERLAEWFEAGVDVDGLLALPPLAKRGRGRFNLNEIPLAPPLPKGEDRVRIAVARDEAFSFCYPENLELLEAAGAEIEFFSPLRNHHLPVGISGLYLPGGYPELYAPQLAANLSLLQAIRAAASAGMPIYAECGGLIYLSGGVAGAASDHFQPFVALFPAWARMLPQRKALGYRQVTFRFDTILGPTGTVVRGHEFHYSEVVIAAEVPRSYALSRADGQILEDDGYVLNNVLASYVHLHFASHPTLAGNLVESCRRWNGP from the coding sequence ATGCAGACTTTCGTCATCGCCGCCCCGGCTTCGGGGAGTGGCAAGACCACCATCACCCTTGCTCTCCTTGCGGCGTTGCGTCGGCGCGGTCTGGAGGTAGCGCCCTTCAAGGTCGGGCCGGACTTCATCGACCCCGGCCATCATGCTGCCGCCAATGGCCGGGTTTCCCGTAATCTTGATTCCTGGATGTGCGGCGAAGACGGAGTGCAGCGCAGCTTTGCCCTGGGATGTGCCGACGCTGAGGTGGCGGTGGTTGAAGGGGTGATGGGGCTCTTTGATGGTGCTGATGGAGGAAGTGAGGCCGGGAGTACTGCTGCCGTTGCCAAGCTCCTCAGCGCTCCGGTCATTCTGGTAATCGATGCCAAGGGACAGGCGCGCAGTGTGGCCGCTCTGATCAAAGGGTTTGCGGAGTTCGATCCCGCTTTGACTGTCGCCGGCATCATTCTCAATCGGGTCGCCAGCCCGCGCCACGCTGAACTCCTTCGTGCGGCCCATGCCTCGGTTGCCGGCCTGCCCCCGCTGCTGGGGGTGTTGCCGCGTGAGCCGCAGATCGCCCTTCCGGAACGCTATCTCGGTCTGGTGACGGCGGAAGCAGCGCCGGAGAATGTCGTCTTTTATGAGCGTCTGGCCGAATGGTTTGAGGCAGGCGTCGATGTTGACGGGCTGCTTGCACTCCCCCCTTTGGCAAAGAGGGGAAGGGGGAGATTTAATCTGAACGAAATCCCCCTCGCTCCCCCTTTGCCAAAGGGGGAAGACAGAGTACGCATTGCCGTGGCGCGCGATGAAGCCTTCTCTTTCTGCTATCCGGAAAATCTTGAACTGCTGGAGGCAGCCGGTGCCGAGATCGAATTTTTCTCGCCGCTGCGCAATCATCATCTGCCGGTCGGGATCAGCGGTCTCTATCTCCCCGGCGGTTACCCGGAACTTTATGCCCCCCAACTCGCCGCCAATCTTTCCCTCCTCCAGGCGATTCGCGCCGCTGCCAGCGCCGGTATGCCGATTTATGCTGAGTGCGGCGGCCTGATCTATCTTAGCGGCGGGGTGGCTGGCGCCGCTTCCGACCACTTCCAGCCCTTTGTCGCTCTCTTCCCGGCCTGGGCGCGGATGTTGCCGCAACGCAAAGCCCTCGGTTATCGACAGGTCACCTTCCGTTTCGATACCATTCTTGGACCGACGGGGACGGTCGTCCGCGGTCATGAGTTCCATTACTCGGAGGTAGTGATCGCTGCAGAAGTGCCGCGCTCCTACGCGCTCAGCCGCGCCGATGGACAGATTCTGGAGGACGATGGCTATGTCCTCAATAACGTTCTGGCCTCTTATGTCCACCTCCACTTCGCCAGTCATCCAACGCTCGCCGGTAACCTGGTTGAGAGCTGCCGGCGCTGGAACGGCCCTTGA
- the pabB gene encoding aminodeoxychorismate synthase, component I, translating into MRPVTARFAAPGGGRFGRSFVFAGLIKVLRADALAEVAPAFAELEAAVAAGCHAAGFVAYEAAHAFNPDLPIGAPPQTPLLWFAIFAERREELGTSPVSPLRLPLVPRTTIPDAAGYEAAITAIHAAIVRGETYQVNYTLRQRFPVPNDSAALFSALCQTQQAPFCAHIETGELTVVSASPELFFARQKEKIVMRPMKGTARRAAESSADCAVRSALAASPKERAENLMIVDLVRNDLSRLAIIGSVQVESLFDVETYPTVHQLTSTVSAQLAPSTTTFQIFSALFPCGSVTGAPKRRTMEIIRDLEVAPRGLYCGAIGFVSPGESVFSVAIRTVVIDHATGEAELGIGSGVTSDSSCAAEYAESFAKSRFLDMDPTPFALIEGLRRQEKGGYFLLERHLQRLAASAEYFAFPWNRAAILTELQQCDAELKGAHKVRLLLDKDGTVTLRAEPLLPASRRFPLTMLLSPQRVQRDDPFLFHKTTRRDLYNVERARFPGVDEVLFCNEAGEVTEGSIHNLVLRRGGRLLTPALVCGLLPGTLRGELLERGILSEAVITVGDLRAAEGLWLINAVRGWRRAVLVEE; encoded by the coding sequence TTGAGACCGGTTACGGCCCGGTTCGCAGCGCCAGGAGGAGGCCGGTTCGGCCGTTCCTTTGTCTTTGCCGGACTGATCAAAGTTCTACGTGCCGACGCTCTGGCTGAGGTTGCTCCGGCCTTTGCCGAACTGGAGGCGGCCGTCGCTGCCGGCTGTCATGCGGCCGGTTTTGTTGCCTATGAAGCGGCGCACGCTTTCAATCCCGATCTCCCGATCGGCGCCCCTCCGCAAACTCCCCTCCTGTGGTTTGCCATCTTTGCAGAGCGCCGGGAAGAGCTGGGGACGTCCCCCGTCTCCCCGCTCCGATTGCCTTTGGTGCCGCGCACAACAATCCCTGATGCCGCCGGCTATGAAGCGGCGATCACAGCAATCCACGCCGCCATTGTTCGCGGCGAGACTTATCAGGTCAACTACACCCTGCGCCAGCGCTTTCCTGTCCCGAACGATAGTGCGGCTCTCTTCTCTGCCCTTTGTCAGACCCAGCAAGCGCCCTTTTGTGCCCACATCGAGACCGGCGAACTAACTGTCGTTTCGGCTTCGCCCGAACTTTTCTTTGCCCGTCAGAAGGAGAAGATCGTCATGCGGCCGATGAAGGGGACGGCCCGCCGCGCTGCCGAGAGCTCGGCTGATTGCGCGGTCCGGAGCGCGTTAGCCGCCAGTCCCAAGGAACGCGCCGAGAATCTGATGATTGTCGATCTGGTGCGCAACGATTTGTCGCGTCTCGCCATCATCGGTTCGGTGCAGGTCGAGAGTCTCTTCGATGTCGAGACCTATCCGACCGTTCATCAGCTCACCTCGACTGTGAGTGCGCAGCTGGCGCCATCGACCACGACCTTTCAGATCTTTTCCGCCCTCTTCCCCTGCGGTTCAGTGACCGGCGCGCCGAAGCGTCGCACAATGGAGATCATCCGCGACCTGGAAGTCGCACCGCGTGGTCTTTATTGCGGTGCCATCGGTTTTGTCTCCCCCGGAGAAAGTGTCTTCAGTGTCGCCATTCGCACGGTGGTGATTGATCATGCGACCGGGGAGGCGGAACTCGGTATCGGCAGCGGCGTCACCTCGGATTCGTCGTGCGCCGCCGAATACGCCGAATCCTTTGCCAAGAGCCGATTTCTCGACATGGACCCCACCCCCTTTGCATTGATCGAGGGCCTGCGCCGCCAGGAGAAGGGGGGCTATTTTTTGCTGGAGCGCCACCTACAGCGCCTCGCTGCTTCGGCGGAATATTTCGCTTTTCCCTGGAATCGTGCCGCCATTCTGACGGAGTTGCAGCAGTGTGATGCCGAGCTCAAGGGGGCACACAAAGTCCGACTCCTCCTCGACAAAGACGGGACAGTGACGCTGCGCGCCGAGCCCCTCCTTCCTGCGTCCCGTCGCTTCCCCCTGACGATGCTCCTGTCGCCACAGCGGGTGCAGCGCGATGATCCCTTTCTTTTTCATAAGACGACCCGCCGCGATCTCTACAACGTCGAGCGGGCCCGTTTTCCCGGCGTGGATGAAGTTCTCTTCTGCAATGAGGCCGGGGAGGTGACAGAAGGGAGCATTCACAACCTTGTTCTGCGCCGCGGCGGGCGACTGCTGACGCCGGCGCTGGTTTGCGGTCTGCTGCCGGGGACGTTGCGGGGGGAACTGCTGGAACGGGGGATTTTGAGCGAAGCGGTGATCACGGTCGGGGATTTGCGGGCGGCAGAAGGACTGTGGCTGATCAATGCCGTGCGCGGCTGGCGGCGGGCCGTGCTGGTCGAAGAGTAA